CTCATTTATACGGCCGAGGCTCCACCGTCTTTTTGTAGTTAAAATATAGCATTTTTAGAGGGTTTTGTCAAGTCGCCGTCGCAATGGGGACGAGCTCACAATGGGGACGGAGCTAATTTGCCCCGAAAATCCTGGAGCCTATTACCTCACGACCCCGCTGTGCCTTCAAACCCTCTCCCGCCAAGGGAGAGGGGACTATAACCTTTCACCTGTTCCCTTGTAACCTGCTTACCCTTTTAACAAACTGCTTTCCAACTCTTAACTCTTACCTGCTTTTCTAACTGCTTTTCTAACTGCTTTTATACCTGCTTTTCCAGCGCTGCTTTGACAAACTCTCTGAACAGCGGATGGGGCCGGTTAGGACGGGACTTGAATTCTGGATGAAACTGGCAGGCTACGTACCAGGGGTGGTCTTTCAGTTCAATGATTTCCACCAGTCTCTCATCCGGCGAAATACCGCTGATGACTAATCCGTTTTCAATTAGTTGATCTCGGTAACTGTTATTAAATTCAAAACGGTGCCGATGCCTTTCATAAATAAGTTTTTCATCATAGGCTTTTTCGGCGTTGCTTTCTGCATGTATTTTGCAGGGGTATAAGCCTAGTCGCATGGTGCCGCCTTTGTCTTCAATGTCCTTTTGTTCTGGCATGATATCGATGACGGGATGAAGGGCTTCCTGGCTAAATTCACTGCTTTGTGCGTCTTCAAGGCCGGCAACATGGCGGGCAAATTCCACCACGGCTAACTGCATTCCAAGACAGATTCCAAAGAAAGGTATTTTGTTTTCCCGGGCATATCGGATGGCGGTGATTTTTCCTTCCACGCCTCGTTCTCCGAAACCACCGGGAACTAGAATGCCCTGAACGTTTTCTAAGGTTTCTTTGACGGTATCTTCGTTTAGGTGATGGGCATGAACCCATTTAATGGTTACTTTTGAATGATGATGGATGCCAGCGTGGTTCAGCGATTCGGAGATGGACAGGTAGGCGTCCTGTAGTTCTGCATATTTACCAACAATAGCAATGCTGATCTGTTTTTCCGGATTTTTGTCCCGATACACAATGTTTTTCCATTCTTCCAGATCAGCGGTGCCGGCTTCTAGTTTCAGGAATTTCAGTACTTTTTCATCTAAGCCTTCTCCCTGCAAAAGCAGCGGTACTTCGTAGATGC
Above is a window of Tindallia californiensis DNA encoding:
- a CDS encoding CTP synthase, producing MTKYIFITGGVVSSLGKGITAASLGQLLKSRGMKVTIQKFDPYINIDPGTMSPYQHGEVFVTDDGAETDLDLGHYERFIDINLSKYSSVTSGKVYWSVINKERKGDYLGGTVQVIPHITNEIKDRIYRLGSDSHPDVVITEVGGTVGDIESLPFLEAIRQVKHEVGRENVMYMHVTLVPYLGKAGELKTKPTQHSVKELRSIGIQPDMVVCRTEQPISRDMKDKIALFCNLDPDYVIENMDADSIYEVPLLLQGEGLDEKVLKFLKLEAGTADLEEWKNIVYRDKNPEKQISIAIVGKYAELQDAYLSISESLNHAGIHHHSKVTIKWVHAHHLNEDTVKETLENVQGILVPGGFGERGVEGKITAIRYARENKIPFFGICLGMQLAVVEFARHVAGLEDAQSSEFSQEALHPVIDIMPEQKDIEDKGGTMRLGLYPCKIHAESNAEKAYDEKLIYERHRHRFEFNNSYRDQLIENGLVISGISPDERLVEIIELKDHPWYVACQFHPEFKSRPNRPHPLFREFVKAALEKQV